A single window of Anomaloglossus baeobatrachus isolate aAnoBae1 chromosome 5, aAnoBae1.hap1, whole genome shotgun sequence DNA harbors:
- the BCAS4 gene encoding breast carcinoma-amplified sequence 4, translating into MGTLWQQSGVQDVGGLQQQSGMQDIERLEQQSGVQDVGGLLQQSGVQDVGGLAQQPGVQDVGGLVQQSGVQDVGGLVQQSGVQNIGRLEQQSEVQDVVGLLQHSGVLDVGRLVQQSGVQDVKGLVQQSGVQDVGLLQQQSGVQDVGLLEQQLGVQDVGRLEQQSGVQDVGRLEQQSGVQDVGGLEQQSGVQDVGGLEQQSGVQDVGGLEQQSGVQDVGGLVQQSGVQDVGGLVQQSGVQDVGGLVQQSGVQDVGGLVQQSGVQDVGLLEQQEEPHVIRAQNPQKMAELAPEMLGAPLCPGSRPVTDSHQYAVLVNADTSAEAQDLEISIEEMLIRLDEFCAMMDMIRSETSLILDDRIPAIERRAEEMNKIYRQVEKLEAFVKMVGHHVSYLEEELIRAERDHTSFPHTVKKMLAGDYLPTFLQKNSKPQSTYELPALYRTEDYFSASNKYKRNME; encoded by the exons ATGGGTACATTATGGCAGCAGTCAGGGGTGCAGGATGTGGGGGGATTACAGCAGCAGTCAGGGATGCAGGATATAGAGAGATTAGAGCAGCAATCTGGGGTGCAGGATGTTGGGGGATTACTGCAGCAGTCAGGGGTGCAGGATGTTGGGGGATTAGCTCAGCAGCCAGGGGTGCAGGATGTGGGGGGATTGGTGCAGCAGTCGGGGGTGCAGGATGTGGGGGGATTAGTGCAGCAGTCAGGGGTGCAGAATATAGGGAGATTAGAGCAGCAATCTGAGGTGCAGGATGTCGTGGGATTACTGCAGCACTCAGGGGTGCTGGATGTGGGGAGATTAGTGCAGCAATCTGGGGTACAGGATGTGAAGGGATTAGTGCAGCAGTCGGGGGTGCAGGATGTGGGTTTATTACAGCAGCAGTCGGGGGTGCAGGATGTGGGTTTATTAGAGCAGCAGTTAGGGGTGCAAGATGTAGGGAGATTAGAGCAGCAATCTGGGGTGCAAGATGTAGGGAGATTAGAGCAGCAATCTGGGGTGCAGGATGTGGGGGGATTAGAGCAGCAATCTGGGGTGCAGGATGTGGGGGGATTAGAGCAGCAATCTGGGGTGCAGGATGTGGGGGGATTAGAGCAGCAATCTGGGGTGCAGGATGTGGGGGGATTAGTGCAGCAGTCTGGGGTGCAGGATGTGGGGGGATTAGTGCAGCAGTCTGGGGTGCAGGATGTGGGGGGATTAGTGCAGCAGTCTGGGGTGCAGGATGTGGGGGGATTAGTGCAGCAGTCTGGGGTGCAGGATGTGGGGTTATTAGAGCAGCAGGAGGAACCTCATGTGATCAGGGCCCAGAATCCACAGAAAATGGCAGAATTGGCCCCTGAGATGCTGGGAGCCCCCCTCTGTCCAGGGAGCAGACCTGTGACTGACAGCCATCAGTATGCCGTCCTGGTCAATGCTGACACCAGTGCAGAG GCCCAGGATTTGGAAATTTCCATAGAAGAGATGCTGATACGACTGGATGAGTTCTGCGCCATGATGGACATG ATCAGAAGTGAAACGTCCCTCATCCTAGACGACCGGATCCCTGCGATTGAACGGCGTGCGGAGGAAATGAACAAGATCTACCGTCAGGTGGAGAAACTGGAG GCATTTGTGAAGATGGTCGGACATCACGTATCTTACCTGGAGGAGGAGCTGATCCGAGCGGAGAGGGATCACACGTCCTTCCCTCACACTGTCAAAAAGATGTTGGCTGGAGATTATCTACCAACGTTCCTGCAG